A window of Clostridium taeniosporum genomic DNA:
AAGAATTTAAATATTCTATTAAGCAAAATAAATATTGATGATACAGATAGACAGAAGATTGATTTTAATATAGTACTTCAACAGTTATTAAAGAAAAATAAACTTTATGTGGAATGTTCAAGTATTACAGAAGATTTATATATGAATTATCCAAGAAACACAATAAAGCTTAGGATGCCAACAGCTTATGATTATATGTATCAATACATTGAAATGATAGATTTAGGAGAGCAATGTATAATATTAGTTTTTTCATGTTTAGAAAAAGATAAGAATAAGTGGGAAAAAATCATGATAGGAATATCGGAGCTTATTAAAATTAATGAGGGAGATAAATAGATTCATGAAAGAAATTGAAGAAAAATTTTTAAAGGAAGAAGCTAAACCAGTTTTAGAAAAATATAAAGAAAAAGTACTTTTAAATATATTAGAAAATGAAGATAAATTAAAGAATCAAATATTAGAAGTCTTAAAGAAAATAGCTGATAAATCAAAGAAAGATGAAGAATTTAAAATAAAATATATAGATTTTTCAATACTTAAAATCGGTATTTTAAATAAAACTTATGATATAACAGCAATTGCTTATGGTAAAGAGTGGTATGCAGGAGACATGATATATGAAGTGTTTAGTATAGATTATATATTTGAGGGATTAGAAGAAATTAGAAATGATTTATATCAAAAAATAAAGAAGTATGTAGGAAAAATAAAAGCTTGTAGTGTAGATCAATATATTTTAAGACAAGTTGCTGGTTACAATGAATACTTAACATATTTTTTTATTAAATATCTTAAGCAATATGATGAAGAAATTAGCTTTAATGAAATGAATAAATACGAAACATTGAGGATTAGTTATGGAGACTATAAGGATTACTCTCAAACAGTATATTATTATGATAATTTTGAGAAAAGTGAAGATATTTTTAAAGAAGAACTAAAAGAAAATAAGATAGAAAAATTGGTATTCAGTTATTGGACAGGCTTAAAAGCAGAGAATTTTAAAATTGAAAATCAGGATATAACATGCATGAATTTAAAAAGATCAGATCTAAAAAAATTTATCTTAAAATCATGTAAAGCAGTTGGATTAAATTTAAAAGAAGCTAAATTAAGTAAATGTCGTTTTATATCTAGTGATTTAGGAACAACAGATTTTAGTTTTAGCATTTTAGAAGATGTAGTTTTCGAGGATTGTATTTTAAGAAATACAAAATTAAAAAATGCTAAGTTAACTAATGTATATGTTATAAACAATGGAAAAGCTGTAAGACTTGAAAATAAAAAATGATTAAACGTTAATAATCTAGTTTTTAAGAGAGGGGGAGATTATTAATGCCATTTGTATTAATACCAGCGGCAATAGAACTTGTGTCTGCGATTATTACTACAGCAAAAATTGTTTTAGGATTAGCAGCAGCGGCAACTGCAATAGTAGTTGCTCATGAAGGTATTAAAGAATTAATACAAGGAATGACAATAGATGATTCTACTGTATCTGATAATCAGGATTGTATAGATTCTGATATTGAAGAAATGAGTGGTATTATATCTGGTTTAGTAGTAGGCAGTGCTACTAGCAGAATTTGTGATATAATTAATACAACACAAAATGATATAATAAGTTCAGCAGTAGATAAATGTTGGATTTCAGAAGGTATAAATGAACCTACAATTGAGGTATTTCCAGCATATGATGGAATAGACATGCCTAATATAGAAGTATTCCCATTAGATAATATAGCAGATATACCTAATATAGAGGTATTCCCATCAGATGATGGATTAAATGTACCTAGTATAGAAACATTCCCAATATATGATGATATTGATATACCTAATATAGAAACATTTCCAATGGATGAATCTGATGAGATGGATAATATTATATTATTTAATGAAATTGATGACATAAGAGTAACTAATAGAAAAGGAGTTGCTTATCCTCAAGTAATAGTTGATGGATATGGAGAAATACCTTTTCCAGATGGTCCGTATGTACCAAATAATTCAGCAAGATTAAGACCAAAATTTACTGCAAGATATAAGGAGTTATTTAAAGAATGGTGGATAAGTCAAGGAAGACCTTGGCCAGAAGGAAATGTTAATATACATCACATAAAACCTTTATCAAAAGGAGGGGATAATAGTTTTGAAAATTTAATTCCATTAGTTCAGCCAGATGAACATCAACCGTTTACTAATTGGTGGCGAAGTTATCCATAGATGAGGAGTGAATTTTTATGTCAGTAGAAAAAATATTGAAATTAAAAGATAATTTGATAGATTTAAAATTAAATATATTTGATAGTGAAGGTAATAGTATTGAAGTTGGATTTAACTTTAATAATCCAGCAACTGAAAATGAAATAACTTATGTAGAAAATAAACTTAATTTTAAATTTCCAAAATCGTTTATAAATTTTCTTGAAACTTTTAATGGATGTACTTTATTTAATTATAAAGAATTGGATGGATTAATAATACTTAGTACAAATGATTTTATTAAAATAAATAACTATCTAATTAACACATTTGAGGAAGATTGGAATTCAGAGTTGATAATCTTTGCTAAATATATTGGTGAAGATAATTATCTTGCATTTAATGGAGAAAAAATTATAGATTGTTTTACAGAAGAGCTACCAAGTGAATGGCGCATAATATCAAATGATTTTAATCAATTTATAGATGAATTTATAGAGAATGATGGTGCTAAATATTGGTTGTAATATTTTTTAGAATGAAAAAGTAATGATATCAACAACAGTTATAAAAATAGTTAATATTTATAATTTTAAATATTAACTATTTTTATTTAATCTAAATTATACTAAATAATTAATACAACACAAAATGATATAATAAGTTCGCAGTAGATAAGTGTTGGGCTGAAGAAGTAAGTGGACCGAGTATAGAAGTATTTCCAGCACATAATGATGAGGGAATAATTATTACTGATATACCAGCAACAGAAGTACCATCAACTACTATATTAGATACGCCAATGATAGTAGAGAAACCAAATAATGTAGAAGTATTTCCAGAGCAAAGAGTTGAAACACCAATAATTATAGATTTTCCAGCAGAAAAGCAGAGTGAAAAGGAAAATGTTATTTTTATTGAGGGGGTTAGTAAACCTAAATTTAATTATGATATACCACTTGATAAAGCTATGGAGTCTTTGGATGGATTCTCCAGAATAGATAATTATTCAGCTAATTTTAGGGGATTGGAAGTAAGAGCTCAACGTTCTTTGGAACATCTTTCGGATAAACAGTTACAATTTCAATATAAGGAAGGTTTATCTCCAAAAGACATAAATGGTGATACTATTATACTACATCATCATGAACAAAATGTAGCAGGACCAATTATAGAAATACCTAGGCCCAATCATAAGATGGGTAATATAAAACAGCATCCATTAGGTAATAGCGGTGGAGTAGGTAGTGGTGCTGAAAGGGAAGCTTTTAATGCATGGAGAGCACAATATTGGAAAGCTAGGTATGCAGAAGAATTAATAAGAAGAGGTGTTATAAAGTGAATAAAAATATTTTAAGCATTATTAAGGAGCAATTTGATATGGTGCCAGAGTCATTTGGTGGTGAAGTTACAATTGAAGAAGTTGATAAAGCTAAAGAGTTGATAGGTGTTGAATTACCAGAAGATTATATTGAGTTTATTTGTATGTTTGGATGTGGAGTTGTTGGAGCTACAGTTATATTAGGGTTAGGAGAAGCACAGTTTGTATCTACTCCATCATTTGTTAATCAAACAATAGAATTCAGAGGTGAATTACCTAATAAGTACAAAGATTTTGTAGTAATTGGTGTAGATGGAGCAGGAAATCCAATAGGTTTTAATTCACCAAGTAAAGAAATAATTCTATTTGACCATGACTTCGATGGGGAAGTATGCTTAGCTCTTAATTTTTCGGAATACTTAAGGAAGGCTTGTTATAATGAATTGAAAATTCAGTTTTAGAAGATATTATTGATAGAAATGTAATTAGATTTTGAATGTAATAAAGAGGAGAAGAATATGATATATTGTCCGTTTTGTGATGGTCAAGGAGTAATAAATAAGGCAACTATAAAAGGAACAGAGGTGATATTGTATATTTGTGATGAGCGTGATACTGTGTGGAAAGATACAGATATAACAGAAGATAATTGTGATAACTTTGAAAGTGTAATGAATACTTTAGGTAGGAAGGCGTTATGGTCAGAACTTACAGATGTAGAAAGGTTATAAATTGATAGTGATAGATTGAAACTAACAGCATAATTAATAATATACTTACTGCATAACTTGAATAAATTGTTAATGTAATGTATTTTAGATAAAGATTATGAAAAAATAAACTGCATAATCTAAATAAAGTAGTGAGCATGGGGCAGAGGGGGAAGAGTGGCATATAATTTTAAAAAGTTAATTCTAGTTGATGAAACTAAAAAATACTTTCTAAAATCTTTACCACCTTAACCCCCTTTTCACCTAAATTAAAAGAAAATATAGTTTTAACTGAAATGTCGATACTTTAATAGTGTCGATATTTTTTTACTTTAAGTTAGATTCATAGTAGGTGATGTAGAAAATGCTACTGAAATAATACCAATACTTTTAAAAGTCAAGATAACTAGGGACTAGGAATTTTAAACTGGGATATAAAGACTTAAAGGAAAATAAGAGTTAAGTAATTAATGTAGCAGATATACCTAATATAGAAACATTTCCAATGGATGAATCTGATGAGATGGATAATATTATTTTTATTGATGGAATAAGTAATACTATAACAAAAGGAAAAGTAAAACATATATTGAATAGGCATACATTTAATCGAGTCAAAAATAATTTACAATATAAAATAAAGACTATGCCAAGAGAAGATTTAGAGATGGATATATCAGAAAGAAGTTTCTTTAATCCATCTTGGTCAGAAGAAAAAGTTGTTGAAGCAGCGCAACAGGCATATGATACAATCATAGAACAAGGTGAAATCAATGGAAAGCATACTGTAGAAGTATATGGTGAAGAAATTAATGTTTATATTGATAATGGTAAATTTGGTACTGCGTATGGATCGCACCATTATACTTTAGATGATTTTGGATTATAGGGAGGATAAGATGTTTACAATTGAACATAAGATTTTAAATGAAACATTAGAAGAAATAAAAAAAATGAGTTTAAACGAGTTTGTAAATGAATTTGATGGAGATATAGAAGGACAAATAAAAATTACTTTTAATAATAAAACGATAGGATATATAAATGATGAAATCCCTTTTTCAGAGGAGTTATTAGTCTGGTGGTTAACAAAACTAAATCAAGCCATTTATACATTAAATCAAAATAATTATGTAGCATTTTATATTTTAGATACTGATAATATATGGCTTGAATTAAAAGTTAATGATAACTTAATTCATGTAAGAAAGATAAAGTTAAAATTAAAAAATATTAATAAATCATTAGTAGATAAGCCTATGGAAGAATTCGAGAAATATAAATGGGAGGGCATAACTGTCGGTAAAAATGAATTTATTAAAAGAGTTGTACAAGATAGTCAATTATTAATAAATGAGATATCTGAGATAAATTCTAAATTGATTGAATCAGAAAGCATAAAAAATCTGAGAAAATTTTTATATTTAAATATTAATAATGTAGTAAGTTGAAATTAAATAGATAATAAAAATTATAATGGCTAATATTTTAAATAATAAATGTTAGCCATTTTTATAATTAGATATATTAGATACGCCAGCAATTGTAGAGGAACCAAATAATATAATAGTATTTCCAGAGCAAAGAGTTGAAACACCAATAATTATAGATTTTCCAGCAGAGAAGCAGAACGAGACGGGAAATGTTATTTTTATTGAGGGAGATACTAAGAATATTGATGATATTCCTTGGATTACTTTAAAAAGTTTGCCAATTGATGAAGAAAGAGCATTATTAGATTCATTAAAACATGTTGATGATGGAACAATACCTAATGGTAATTTATCAAGAAGATGGGCAATTCCTTTTAGGAATAGATATGGAGATTTACCATCTGGAAGTTATCGGGAATATAGAGTCGCACCACCACTAGGAATTACCAATGCAGGACCTAGAAGAATAGTAAAAAATATAGATACTGGTGAAGTATATTATACTTGGACACATTATGAAGATGCTGGAGAACCTGCATTTGTTAGGATTAGATAAGGAGGGTATAGAAAATGAAGTTGTTAAATGGAATATATTGTATTAGTAGTAAAGATAATAGTTATGTGTATAAAGATTTAGAAGATACAGGGTATAATATATATAATATTAAAGGTAATGACATTAAATCTATTGAAGATTTATTTGAATGGTTTAAAAAAGAGTTGCCACAAGATCCTCCACTTTCAGGAAAGGTTAATTTTGATGCCTTAGTGGATTCGCTTTGGGGAGGGTTTGATTATCAGGGAAAAGAAAAAGTAGTAATTATATGGACTAACCCAATGAAGTTAATGAAAAAAGATAAAGATAGATTTAGGATATTAATTGAGTGTTTAAAAGAATTAGCTGAAACTCTTACATTGAAAGAATATGGAATTAATAAACCTATATTTCTTAAAATAATTTTAGTGGAAGATGATAATTTGTTTGTAGAACTTAATAAATTAATTAAGGAAATATAAGATAATGCTATAAAAAAGGCTTAGATATTTTAAATGAATAATTTTTTTATTATAAAGAGAAAAAATAAATATATATTATAATTAAAAATAGAGTTAATGCTTTCTAATCAGAGATACATTAACTCTATTTATATTCAAACTAAAACAATCAATACAACGCAAATAGACATACCTAATATAGAAGTATTCCCATCAGATGATGGATTAAATGTGCCTAGTATAGAAACATTCCCAATATATGATGATATTGATATACCTAATATAGAAACATTTCCAATGGATGAATCTGATGAGATGGATAATATTATTTTTATTGATGGTACAGAGGTTGTATGGCCAAGTAAACCACATAAGAATGGCACAGAAGGACATTGGGAAGCAATATTAGAAGAAGTAAATAACATGGTTAGCAGTGGTAAATATACAAAGATATATGTTAATAAAGGTATAGGAAATGAAATTATAGGTGCAAAGCCTAACAATAGACCAGATATAATGGGAGTAAGAGAAGATGGCATGATAGATCAGGTAGAAGTTCCTAGTAAAACAGATTCTATAGAAAAATTATTAGATAGAATGGAAATAAATAAAGAAATTATGGGAGATAGAGCTGGTACTTCTAAAATAAAGAGAATTAAAAAATAGGAGGATAGTATATGGATAAAGAGATAGTAGTATCAATAACATTATATGGAGAAGTTGAATATAAAAATAATTGGATTGATTGGTATGAATATTGCAAAAGGGTTATTGAGAGATTAGGACATAAGCCTAATTATATTTCAATCGAGAGTGATTCTATTAAATCAAATAAGGTATTAAGTCTGGATAAAAATGAAAGAAAGGTAATAAAATCTATTAATAATGATACTAATATTAAATGGCTATCAGTTTATTCATTACCAAATAATTTTATTACTGCTTCATTTGATTATAATATACTTTTTACTAGAAATAATAAATATTTAAGTATTATTATGAATAAAAAATTATATTCAAAGTTAGATGTAGATAGTACTTTATCTGAATTAAGAAAATTTATTAAGTTAAAGCATGGAGAAATTTACGAAATGCATAGAGATGAAAGTCCTTTACTATACGCTTCTGGATTAAATGAAGCATCGGATTTTGATACATTAAAAATAATAAAAAAATTATAATATAGTTAATAAAGCTAATGTTTCTAATTAAAGAGACATTAGCTCTATTTATATTCAGATTATACTAAAATAATTAATACAACACAAAATGATATAATAAGTTCAGCAGTAGATAAATGTTGGGCTCCAGAAGTAAGTGGCCCGAGTATAGAAGTATTTCTAATATATTGTAAAAAGGGTAGGTAAGTAACTGTGAATATAGAATTTTTAGAAGATAAATTAACAAGTTATAAATTTAAATATCCAGAGCCATTTTTAAAAGTTATAAAGTTAAATTTAGTAGACTTTGACCAGTGGTATATAATGGATGAAGAAAGGGTAATAAACACATTAAAAGGACTTAGAGAAAGGTATCCAAATAGAAAACTTATACCTTTTGCAAGAAGAGATGATAATGATGATATAGCATGTTTCGAAGCAAATAAGGGTGAAAGAGTTCAGATAATACATGATTTTGCATCAGTAGGATATGAGCAAAGAAAAGAATATAATTGCTTTTGGGATTGGTTAACAGAAGCTATTAAAGTAATGATTGAATACAATAAAGAATAATATAATAGATGATTTTATAAATACAGGATTCTCTAAGAATACGATAAATAGAGTTTTAGAGCAAAAATACAAAATGTTAGAATAGAAAGTAACTGCATAAAATCTAAACAGAGATAATTTGGAGCAATAATTATGAAAATATTATTTTCAGATAAACAATTTGAACATGAAATAAGAAAAAAGATTAGAAAATTAAGTGGAGATATTGAAGTAGAAGATTTAAAAAATATTATTGAATTAAAAATTATACACTATAGTGATGAACCCCAAATAGCTAGTTTAGAAGGAATTCAATATTGTGATAATTTAAGAAAGCTTGAATTAATGGGAACTTATTTAAATGATATTTCATTAATAAAGAATATTAAGAAACTAGAGTATTTAGATTTAAGTGATAATAATATAACGGATATTAGTTTCATATGTAATATTAAGACTTTAAAGTATTTAAATTTAAGTGGAAATCCAATAAAAAATATAGATTATATTAATGATATAAGAAGTTTGGAGCGTATTAATTTAGAAAGAACAGATTGTGAGGTTCCTAAATTAAATAATCCGGATAAAATAAGATCATTTGGGTTGCCACAAAATTGTTTCGATTTAGAATTTTTAGATAGATATAAGAATTTAAAAGAGATAACTTTACCAAGTTGCTTAAAAACATTAGAAGTTATAAAAGAGTTTAAAAACTTGCATAATGTAGAAAGTTTAGCTATAAATAATAGCAAAGTAAATGATTTAACACCATTATCTAATTTAAAAAGATTAAAAAAGTTAGATTTATTTGCTAATAATTTAGAGGATATTTCTGCAATTCATAATTTAAAGGAATTAATTAGTATTAATGTAGGTATAAATAAAATCTCGGATATTTCATGCATAGAATCATTA
This region includes:
- a CDS encoding SMI1/KNR4 family protein, encoding MNIEFLEDKLTSYKFKYPEPFLKVIKLNLVDFDQWYIMDEERVINTLKGLRERYPNRKLIPFARRDDNDDIACFEANKGERVQIIHDFASVGYEQRKEYNCFWDWLTEAIKVMIEYNKE
- a CDS encoding SMI1/KNR4 family protein, producing MNKNILSIIKEQFDMVPESFGGEVTIEEVDKAKELIGVELPEDYIEFICMFGCGVVGATVILGLGEAQFVSTPSFVNQTIEFRGELPNKYKDFVVIGVDGAGNPIGFNSPSKEIILFDHDFDGEVCLALNFSEYLRKACYNELKIQF
- a CDS encoding EndoU domain-containing protein, translating into MDESDEMDNIIFIDGISNTITKGKVKHILNRHTFNRVKNNLQYKIKTMPREDLEMDISERSFFNPSWSEEKVVEAAQQAYDTIIEQGEINGKHTVEVYGEEINVYIDNGKFGTAYGSHHYTLDDFGL
- a CDS encoding HNH endonuclease, with protein sequence MPFVLIPAAIELVSAIITTAKIVLGLAAAATAIVVAHEGIKELIQGMTIDDSTVSDNQDCIDSDIEEMSGIISGLVVGSATSRICDIINTTQNDIISSAVDKCWISEGINEPTIEVFPAYDGIDMPNIEVFPLDNIADIPNIEVFPSDDGLNVPSIETFPIYDDIDIPNIETFPMDESDEMDNIILFNEIDDIRVTNRKGVAYPQVIVDGYGEIPFPDGPYVPNNSARLRPKFTARYKELFKEWWISQGRPWPEGNVNIHHIKPLSKGGDNSFENLIPLVQPDEHQPFTNWWRSYP
- a CDS encoding leucine-rich repeat domain-containing protein, yielding MKILFSDKQFEHEIRKKIRKLSGDIEVEDLKNIIELKIIHYSDEPQIASLEGIQYCDNLRKLELMGTYLNDISLIKNIKKLEYLDLSDNNITDISFICNIKTLKYLNLSGNPIKNIDYINDIRSLERINLERTDCEVPKLNNPDKIRSFGLPQNCFDLEFLDRYKNLKEITLPSCLKTLEVIKEFKNLHNVESLAINNSKVNDLTPLSNLKRLKKLDLFANNLEDISAIHNLKELISINVGINKISDISCIESLTNLEYFTAEQNLIKDIAPLKNLFQLKELNLSGCQISDISPLEKLKKLEILNLEDNLLTNINGIEKLDKLKEINLEYNEINDIEMLRKLQQKRNDLEIIY
- a CDS encoding pentapeptide repeat-containing protein codes for the protein MKEIEEKFLKEEAKPVLEKYKEKVLLNILENEDKLKNQILEVLKKIADKSKKDEEFKIKYIDFSILKIGILNKTYDITAIAYGKEWYAGDMIYEVFSIDYIFEGLEEIRNDLYQKIKKYVGKIKACSVDQYILRQVAGYNEYLTYFFIKYLKQYDEEISFNEMNKYETLRISYGDYKDYSQTVYYYDNFEKSEDIFKEELKENKIEKLVFSYWTGLKAENFKIENQDITCMNLKRSDLKKFILKSCKAVGLNLKEAKLSKCRFISSDLGTTDFSFSILEDVVFEDCILRNTKLKNAKLTNVYVINNGKAVRLENKK
- a CDS encoding HNH/ENDO VII family nuclease — its product is MIVEKPNNVEVFPEQRVETPIIIDFPAEKQSEKENVIFIEGVSKPKFNYDIPLDKAMESLDGFSRIDNYSANFRGLEVRAQRSLEHLSDKQLQFQYKEGLSPKDINGDTIILHHHEQNVAGPIIEIPRPNHKMGNIKQHPLGNSGGVGSGAEREAFNAWRAQYWKARYAEELIRRGVIK
- a CDS encoding barstar family protein, which codes for MKLLNGIYCISSKDNSYVYKDLEDTGYNIYNIKGNDIKSIEDLFEWFKKELPQDPPLSGKVNFDALVDSLWGGFDYQGKEKVVIIWTNPMKLMKKDKDRFRILIECLKELAETLTLKEYGINKPIFLKIILVEDDNLFVELNKLIKEI
- a CDS encoding ribonuclease domain-containing protein; amino-acid sequence: MPIDEERALLDSLKHVDDGTIPNGNLSRRWAIPFRNRYGDLPSGSYREYRVAPPLGITNAGPRRIVKNIDTGEVYYTWTHYEDAGEPAFVRIR
- a CDS encoding SMI1/KNR4 family protein, with the translated sequence MSVEKILKLKDNLIDLKLNIFDSEGNSIEVGFNFNNPATENEITYVENKLNFKFPKSFINFLETFNGCTLFNYKELDGLIILSTNDFIKINNYLINTFEEDWNSELIIFAKYIGEDNYLAFNGEKIIDCFTEELPSEWRIISNDFNQFIDEFIENDGAKYWL